A part of Acropora palmata chromosome 6, jaAcrPala1.3, whole genome shotgun sequence genomic DNA contains:
- the LOC141883351 gene encoding intraflagellar transport protein 88 homolog, producing the protein MLSSVHLVGEDEDDLYSGFNEYNPAFDTENLEEDEEFQQALKTSHGQRPGVKTGVKSLSTSAGRGKVPGSSMGRPVTGIADTGTARPMTAVRAVGYTSSERAPLSGGGQFDPFNQGRLPAPPLEVKNEESPEEKVKQMEKKVNELIEESCFANDRGDYPLALEKAKEAGRKERALCRQREQTALGEQINLDLTYSVLFNLANQYHANKMYAEALNTYQVIVKNKMFSNAGRLRVNMGNIYYEQKKYPQAIKQYRMALDQVPNTHKEMRIKIMQNIGISFVKMAQFNDAITSFEHIMAEKASFDTGFNLLLCHYALKDKEKMKKTFQKLLSVSLGFDDEDKYTLTGDDPQQALILEVIRNDKLRQIERQKKSQADKSIMTAAKLISPAIENTFAAGFDWCIECVKSSPYLELANELEITKAITYLKEKDLAKAIETLKGFEKKDSKVQSTAATNLSFLYFLENDVTQADKYAELAMTADRYNPAALVNKGNCFFASGDYDKAKEYYQEAYNVEASCTEALFNLGLVYKKMNQLEDALDCFQKLQAILRNHPQVLYQIANLYEMLDDKNQAIEWYMQLVSVVPTDPSVLSKLGELYDSEQDKSQAFQYHFESYRYFPSNIDIISWLGAYYIDSQFCEKAIHYFEKAAVIQPNEVKWQLMVASCYRRSGNYQQALETYKTIHQRFPDNVECLKFLVRICTDLGLKDVQDYAQKLKKAEKARELKQQRATSGTRKGSGRAGSGNLPGSAGSRNSSSGSGSEGVDSSGGRRSANRSAGRTKPFIADNDDSFSFGGAKDVDATYADPLGEAPVRPKTAGRQRPQQVEDEFGDEEIGDDLLPE; encoded by the exons AACCTTGAGGAAGATGAGGAGTTTCAGCAAGCGTTAAAGACAAGTCACGGACAGAGACCAGGAGTG AAAACAGGTGTGAAGAGTTTATCTACTTCAGCAGGG CGTGGCAAGGTACCAGGATCATCCATGGGTCGCCCAGTTACTGGAATTGCT GATACAGGGACTGCACGTCCTATGACAGCAGTCCGCGCAGTGGGTTATACATCATCAGAAA GAGCACCCCTTAGTGGTGGGGGCCAGTTTGACCCATTCAACCAGGGACGCTTACCTGCCCCTCCCTTGGAAGTGAAGAATGAAGAAAG TCCAGAGGAAAAAGTCAAGCAAATGGAGAAGAAAGTCAACGAACTGATTGAGGAAAGCTGTTTTGCCAATGACAGAGGGGATTATCCACTG GCTTTGGAGAAAGCCAAAGAGGCTGGTCGCAAAGAACGTGCTTTGTGTCGACAGAGAGAGCAGACTGCATTGGGGGAGCAAATTAATCTTGACCTTACATATTCT GTCTTATTCAACCTGGCGAATCAATACCATGCCAACAAAATGTATGCAGAGGCTCTGAACACATACCAAGTCATTGTCAAAAATAAGATGTTTAGCAATGCAG GGCGACTGCGAGTCAACATGGGGAACATTTAttatgaacaaaagaaatatccTCAAGCTATTAAGCAGTACAGGATGGCATTAGATCAAGTTCCCAACACACACAAGGAGATGAG GATAAAAATCATGCAAAATATTGGTATATCGTTTGTCAAGATGGCACAATTCAATGATGCCATTACATCATTTGAACACATCATGGCTGAAAAAGCAAGCTTTGATACTG GCTTTAACCTTCTTCTGTGCCACTATGCTTtgaaagataaagaaaaaatgaagaaaacatttcaaaaattgcTAAGTGTCAGCCTTGGTTTTGATGATGAAGACAAGTACACCTTGACAGGG GATGATCCTCAGCAAGCATTGATTTTGGAAGTTATCAGGAATGACAAACTCAGACAGATTGAACGACAAAA GAAATCTCAAGCTGATAAAAGTATTATGACTGCTGCAAAACTCATATCTCCAGCAATTGAAAACACCTTTGCTGCAGGATTTGACTG GTGTATAGAATGTGTCAAGTCATCACCTTACTTGGAGCTGGCCAATGAGCTTGAGATAACAAAGGCTATCACTTACCTGAAAGAGAAGGACCTTGCTAAG GCCATTGAAACTCTAAAaggctttgaaaaaaaggacTCCAAAGTTCAATCTACAGCAGCAACCAATTTGTCATTCCTGTACTTTCTG GAAAATGATGTGACACAAGCTGACAAGTATGCAGAACTAGCAATGACAGCTGATCGTTATAACCCTGCTG cactGGTCAACAAAGGTAACTGCTTCTTTGCCAGTGGGGATTATGACAAGGCAAAAGAGTATTACCAAGAGGCTTACAACGTTGAAGCATCTTGCACAGAGGCTTTGTTTAATTTAG GTCTCGTTTACAAGAAGATGAATCAGCTGGAAGATGCTTTAGATTGTTTTCAGAAGCTGCAGGCAATTCTCAGGAACCATCCACAGGTTCTCTACCAGATTGCAAATTT ATATGAGATGTTAGATGATAAAAACCAAGCTATAGAATG GTATATGCAGCTTGTTTCTGTAGTACCTACTGATCCATCAGTCTTGTCAAAACTTGGTGAACTTTATGACAGTGAACAAGACAAGTCACAGGCTTTCCAATATCATTTCGAG TCTTACAGATATTTTCCTTCTAACATTGACATCATCTCCTGGCTTGGAGCTTATTACATTGATTCACAGTTCTGTGAAAAGGCAATACACTACTTTGAAAAAGCTGCAGTTATACA ACCAAATGAAGTCAAGTGGCAGCTTATGGTAGCAAGCTGTTACAGAAGAAGTG GCAACTATCAACAAGCTCTGGAAACTTATAAGACAATTCATCAAAGGTTTCCTGACAATGTAGAGT GTCTCAAATTCTTGGTGAGAATTTGCACAGATCTTGGATTAAAAGATGTTCAAGATTATGCACAGAAGCTaaagaaagcagaaaaagCAAGAGAGCTTAAACAACAG CGAGCCACCAGTGGAACAAGAAAAGGTAGTGGCAGAGCAGGAAGTGGTAACTTGCCAGGTTCTGCTGGATCAAGGAACAGCAGTTCAGGGAGTG GATCAGAAGGTGTAGATAGCAGTGGAGGCAGAAGAAGTGCAAATCGTTCGGCAGGACGGACAAAACCTTTCATTGCTGACAATGATGACTCTTTTAGTTTTGGCGGAGCAAAGGATGTTG ATGCTACGTATGCAGATCCCTTGGGAGAAGCTCCAGTGAGACCCAAGACAGCTGGCAGACAGCGACCACAACAAGTTGAAGATGAATTTGGCGATGAAGAGATTGGAGATGACCTCCTTCCAGAAtga
- the LOC141883359 gene encoding uncharacterized protein LOC141883359 encodes MVDDEKLKREERLASHSAYFNSLIDLVPVKYYLPPTEEEQTNKYYKNCKTKAPKQNTKEVIKKAKRARLDPNQPKTLYEIQLGLEENERINSLEDKEQDEAGLSVEKIQSGDIEELKYRLRARIEEFQRERNAPCGKAGKQPRKSKPKREMKAKNRQKVTTVQSKAKDSIKQASSPSKTILNDNGEVVFSKFDFMETKKGTKQGKVKRYSKLLAKAEAEKKKLETLQTEDAEKAKELKDKQLWNKALQKAEGVKLHDDPKLLKKSIKRRDQEKKKSRKQWKERMDHQKKQIEEKQKLRKSHIKERIEVKKAKKLGKGKKKHKPGF; translated from the coding sequence ATGGTGGACGATGAGAAACTTAAACGTGAAGAGCGCCTTGCTTCTCATTCAGCGTATTTCAACTCTTTGATTGACTTGGTACCAGTGAAATATTATCTACCTCCTACAGAAGAAgagcaaacaaacaagtatTACAAAAACTGTAAAACGAAAGCACCTAAACAAAACACTAAAGAAGTCATTAAGAAGGCTAAACGTGCGAGGCTAGATCCTAATCAGCCCAAAACACTCTATGAAATTCAACTAGGACTGGAAGAAAATGAGAGGATAAATAGCTTGGAAGATAAAGAACAAGATGAGGCTGGTCTTAGTGTTGAAAAGATACAGAGTGGAGATATTGAGGAATTGAAATATCGTCTTCGTGCAAGAATAGAGGAATTTCAAAGAGAACGCAATGCGCCTTGCGGAAAGGCAGGTAAACAACCACGGAAAAGTAAACCGAAAAgggaaatgaaagcaaaaaatcGTCAGAAAGTGACCACTGTTCAGAGCAAAGCTAAAGACTCTATAAAACAAGCTTCTTCACCTAGCAAGACAATATTAAATGACAACGGTGAAGTTGTATTTAGCAAGTTTGATTTCatggaaacaaagaaaggaacaaAACAGGGAAAAGTGAAAAGGTATTCAAAACTGCTTGCAAAGGCTGAGGCAGAGAAGAAAAAGCTAGAAACACTGCAAACAGAGGATGcagaaaaagcaaaggaattGAAGGATAAGCAGTTGTGGAATAAAGCCTTACAGAAAGCAGAGGGTGTGAAGCTACATGATGATCCCAAACTGTTGAAGAAATCTATCAAGAGGAGAgaccaggagaaaaagaagagtAGAAAGCAGTGGAAAGAGAGAATGGATCACCAAAAGAAACagattgaagaaaaacaaaagctgaGGAAGAGCCATATCAAGGAAAGAATTGAAgttaagaaagcaaaaaagcttgggaaaggaaagaaaaagcacaAACCTGGGTTTTAG